The stretch of DNA CATTTAACAGACGTAGATTCTTCGTCCCCTACGGGGACTCAGAATGACAGACAATGGTGGATCTGCTCAAAAAATCCGCTTAATCCGCTCCATCAGCTGTGAATTCCCTCACTCTACCAACTTCTTAAAATCCTCATCCTGCCACAAATTCTTGAAATCCTCATCTTTCTTTGCTTTTTCTTTATAATTAGGGTCAAGCTCAATCGCTTTCTTTAGATTTTCCAATGCTTCCATTTTCATATTTTGTAATGAATAAGCACAAGCAATATTATACCAAGCCTTTCCATAATCAGGATTCAACTCGGTCGCCTTCCTATACTTCTCTATCGACTCCTCATACCTGCCTAATTTACCTGAGTTCACACCCCAGTTATAATAAGCAGCAAAGTTGTCAGGATTTAATTTTAAAGCTTTCTTAATCTCGAGAGTAGACTCATCATATTTTTTCTCAAGATAATAATTATAAGCCATTGTTCGGTAAATCTCTTCATCAAAAATCCTATTCATTATTCTTTCGTAATCCTCAATAGCAGTTTTTGAGTCCTTTTTTGCTAACTCGGAAACATCTTTTGAAAAATCAGGAGGAATATCTTTTTGCTGTTCCTTCATAATCTCCTTGAATTTTTTTTATTTCGGCAATCTCCTGTGCTGCAACTTGTCGGCTTCCTTTTAACTCTTCACATATTTCCTTAATATCTTTCTTATATTCCTTTACTCTTTCTAAATCTTCTTCAAAACCTTTTTTAAGCTCTGCTTTTGTTTCTTTGTAATCCGCCTTTAATTCTCTGATTCTCAAAAATCCAAAAATAGCAACTAACCCTACAAGTAAAGCTACTATACCAATGACTAAGTTCGATAGAGAAATGCTTCTGTTAGCACCTTCAATTGCCTTTTCGTAGCCTTCCTTTTTTACTTTCTCAAATCCCATTTTCAAAGTATCATTCTGTGCTTTCAGTTTCAAAATATCTTGAGCAACCTGAGAAGTATCCTTAGAAACAGTTTGAGCACTAACCGAAACCGAGGATAAAAGAACTAAGCTCAAAACCCAGATAAAGATTATTTTTTTCATAAGCCCATTCCTCTTTTTTAGTCTGGAGGTCTGAAGACCTCCGCTGCTTTTAATAATAGCTCACAGCTGATTATTAGGATTAAGCAGATAATCCGCTCAGACAATCAGCTTAATCTGTTCCATCAGCTGTGAATTAACCCATTCCCAATTTAGATAAATAATACGCCTCCGTAGGGAGTTTGTCAATTAATATAATCAATATGTCAACGCAAATTAAAGAT from Candidatus Zixiibacteriota bacterium encodes:
- a CDS encoding tetratricopeptide repeat protein, with the translated sequence MKEQQKDIPPDFSKDVSELAKKDSKTAIEDYERIMNRIFDEEIYRTMAYNYYLEKKYDESTLEIKKALKLNPDNFAAYYNWGVNSGKLGRYEESIEKYRKATELNPDYGKAWYNIACAYSLQNMKMEALENLKKAIELDPNYKEKAKKDEDFKNLWQDEDFKKLVE